One Candidatus Dadabacteria bacterium genomic region harbors:
- a CDS encoding ABC transporter permease subunit — protein MRRIYDRLAALFITLGGVAIIASVLAVFVFILLEVLPLFSSPSYGAARQTLPAPSVEGAIGMGVDEHRQTAYAVFPSGDIRLFSADTGGVVATVPTGAPARSFAVHTTAEFFVVGGEDGEARVHSITHRDTYAGEGASREVETDISLAASLAVSSAPLERVSLAVSDSGDYLVAATSGGSLFLAFAKGEEFEENPFAEEAAPQVVATEAAVADLTGDLGGARVTALVLAEEGAFLYAGTADGRLFQWDCSDPAEPVFLGSRPATASRSVPVTAMAALLGERSIAVGDSDGGLSVWFRAAGSTEPLKTRSFENLPASVTLLANSLRNRVLLAADSLGNIGVFHSTTERRRLLIPGGSPANAIALAPKGDAVVAAVADGSLVSWPMENSYSEISIKAVFARMWYEGYDGPIHMWQSTGGTDEFEPKLGLAPIIFGTFKGAVYSLLFAVPIAVFAALCVSQFLHPSFGKYIKPVIEIMAGLPSVVIGFFAGLWLSPVLEKVFPALIIMPFVVAAFAMLSLYLWKALGSSVRHLLRPGAEYALLFPALVAAVALSLWLNAPAERLLFSGDFKAWLAAIGLDFDQRNALVVGFAMGFAVIPIVFTIAEDAMSGVPGSLVAASLALGANRWQTAVRVVLPAASSGVMAAVVIGFGRAVGETMIVLMATGNTPLMDWNIFTGFRTLSANIAVELPEAPQGGGLYRLIFFTSLLLFVFTFALNTAAEVIRGRLGKKFGPPA, from the coding sequence ATGAGAAGGATTTACGACCGCCTCGCCGCCCTTTTTATAACCCTCGGAGGGGTTGCGATAATCGCAAGTGTTCTGGCGGTTTTCGTTTTTATACTGCTTGAGGTTCTGCCCCTTTTTTCCTCGCCGTCCTACGGCGCGGCACGGCAGACATTGCCCGCCCCCTCGGTTGAAGGGGCGATCGGCATGGGGGTTGACGAGCACAGGCAGACCGCCTACGCCGTTTTCCCGTCCGGGGATATAAGACTGTTTTCCGCCGACACGGGCGGGGTTGTCGCGACAGTTCCCACGGGCGCGCCCGCCCGCTCTTTCGCCGTTCACACCACCGCAGAGTTTTTCGTTGTAGGCGGCGAAGACGGAGAGGCGCGCGTCCACTCAATCACCCACCGCGACACCTACGCCGGAGAGGGCGCGTCCCGCGAGGTGGAAACCGACATCAGCCTTGCCGCCTCTCTCGCCGTGTCATCCGCCCCTCTGGAGCGCGTCTCTCTTGCCGTGTCGGATTCGGGAGACTATCTGGTCGCCGCGACCTCCGGCGGCTCGCTTTTTCTTGCCTTCGCGAAAGGAGAAGAGTTTGAGGAAAACCCGTTTGCCGAAGAGGCCGCCCCGCAAGTTGTCGCCACCGAAGCGGCGGTCGCAGACCTGACAGGAGATTTGGGCGGGGCGCGGGTTACCGCCCTTGTTCTTGCCGAGGAGGGGGCATTCCTTTACGCCGGCACGGCGGACGGGCGGCTGTTTCAGTGGGACTGCTCCGACCCGGCGGAGCCGGTTTTTCTCGGCTCGCGCCCCGCAACGGCAAGCCGCTCCGTGCCCGTAACGGCAATGGCCGCCCTGCTTGGCGAACGCTCCATCGCGGTCGGCGATTCGGACGGCGGGCTGTCGGTGTGGTTTCGGGCGGCGGGAAGCACGGAGCCGCTTAAGACGCGCTCTTTTGAAAACCTTCCGGCCTCCGTGACTCTGCTTGCAAACTCGCTGAGAAACAGGGTTCTGCTCGCCGCCGATTCTCTCGGAAACATCGGGGTTTTCCACTCCACCACGGAGAGAAGGCGGCTGCTCATACCGGGCGGGTCTCCCGCAAACGCCATAGCGCTTGCGCCCAAGGGAGACGCCGTTGTGGCGGCGGTGGCGGACGGCTCTCTTGTGAGTTGGCCCATGGAAAACAGTTATTCGGAGATAAGCATAAAGGCGGTGTTTGCCCGCATGTGGTATGAGGGATACGACGGGCCGATACACATGTGGCAGTCAACCGGCGGCACGGACGAATTTGAGCCCAAACTCGGCCTCGCCCCGATAATTTTCGGCACTTTCAAGGGAGCCGTGTATTCGCTTCTGTTTGCCGTGCCGATAGCGGTTTTCGCCGCCCTGTGCGTCTCGCAGTTTCTCCACCCCTCTTTCGGCAAATACATCAAGCCGGTCATTGAAATAATGGCGGGGCTGCCGAGCGTGGTCATCGGATTTTTCGCGGGTCTGTGGCTCTCGCCCGTGCTGGAGAAGGTGTTTCCCGCGCTCATCATAATGCCTTTTGTGGTTGCGGCTTTCGCAATGCTGTCGCTTTATCTGTGGAAGGCTCTGGGCTCGTCCGTCCGCCACCTGCTTCGCCCCGGCGCCGAATACGCGCTTCTGTTTCCCGCCCTTGTCGCCGCCGTGGCGCTCTCGCTGTGGCTGAACGCGCCCGCCGAGCGGCTGCTTTTTTCCGGCGACTTCAAGGCGTGGCTTGCGGCAATCGGCCTTGACTTTGACCAGAGAAACGCCCTTGTCGTGGGCTTTGCAATGGGCTTTGCCGTCATACCGATAGTTTTCACAATCGCCGAAGACGCCATGTCCGGCGTGCCGGGGTCCCTTGTGGCGGCGTCTCTCGCGCTGGGCGCAAACCGCTGGCAGACGGCGGTGCGGGTGGTTCTGCCCGCCGCGAGTTCGGGCGTTATGGCGGCGGTGGTCATCGGGTTCGGCAGGGCGGTCGGCGAGACGATGATAGTGCTTATGGCGACCGGAAACACGCCGCTTATGGACTGGAACATATTCACCGGTTTCAGAACCCTGTCGGCAAACATAGCGGTTGAACTTCCCGAAGCCCCTCAGGGCGGCGGGCTTTACCGGCTCATATTTTTCACAAGTCTTCTGCTGTTTGTGTTCACTTTCGCTCTGAACACAGCGGCAGAGGTGATAAGGGGGCGGCTGGGCAAAAAGTTCGGTCCCCCGGCGTAG
- the pstA gene encoding phosphate ABC transporter permease PstA, giving the protein MRKVSFREVLGSGEAYSWMSAAALAAAILMIAGLLLLITAKGLGFFYPSSLARITLEDGEVVLGHFAGSEKTDTGTQTRLKVGNRDVYGLAFRRIDDAAVRSVEYPRDAVVINRWEWGDMIGTVKEIRSGGEALAYGGDTAALAPYVKKARELRERADRIATKEVEGIDRRIRKALERAEKTGDPDGRFAARAEELENLYAEKEAELEEIYSRIDEDSIVVAVAGGGEREVSFGNIERVFAPNAMGALSRAALYLERFRVFVSTGPREANTEGGILPAILGTVIMVIIMSVMVMPLGVLAALYLSEYSRKGAFVRIVRICVNNLAGVPSIVFGVFGLGFFIYGIGGLIDSVFFAEALPAPTFGTGGVLWASLTLALLTVPVVIVSTEEGLSQVPRNMREGSLALGATKFETIWKVVLPGALPGIMTGLILAVARAAGEVAPLMLTGVVKLAPDALVDGNFPFIHAERKFMHLGFHIYDVGFQSPNVEAAKDIVYATAFLLIAIVAALNLAAIFIRSRIREKKFGSAAV; this is encoded by the coding sequence ATGAGGAAGGTTTCTTTCAGGGAGGTTCTGGGAAGCGGGGAGGCGTATTCGTGGATGTCCGCCGCCGCCCTTGCCGCCGCAATACTGATGATTGCGGGGCTGCTGCTGCTCATCACCGCAAAGGGGCTGGGGTTTTTCTACCCGTCCTCCCTTGCGCGGATAACGCTTGAGGACGGCGAGGTTGTTCTGGGGCATTTTGCCGGAAGCGAAAAAACCGACACCGGCACACAGACAAGGCTCAAGGTCGGCAACAGGGACGTATACGGCCTTGCGTTCCGCCGCATTGATGACGCCGCCGTCCGCTCGGTTGAGTATCCCCGCGATGCGGTTGTGATAAACCGCTGGGAGTGGGGCGACATGATAGGGACAGTAAAGGAGATACGGTCGGGGGGGGAGGCCCTTGCCTACGGCGGCGACACGGCGGCGCTCGCCCCGTATGTGAAAAAGGCGCGGGAGTTGCGGGAGCGGGCGGACAGGATAGCAACCAAAGAGGTGGAGGGCATTGACCGCCGCATAAGAAAGGCGCTGGAGCGGGCGGAGAAGACCGGCGACCCGGACGGCAGATTCGCCGCGCGGGCGGAGGAGCTTGAAAACCTTTATGCGGAAAAAGAGGCGGAACTTGAGGAGATTTACTCACGGATTGATGAAGACTCAATAGTGGTGGCGGTTGCCGGGGGCGGCGAGAGGGAGGTTTCCTTCGGCAACATAGAGAGGGTGTTTGCCCCCAACGCAATGGGGGCGCTGTCCAGGGCGGCCCTTTACCTTGAGAGGTTCCGGGTGTTTGTCTCCACCGGGCCGCGCGAGGCGAACACCGAGGGCGGAATCCTTCCCGCGATACTGGGCACGGTGATCATGGTTATCATCATGAGCGTAATGGTTATGCCGCTCGGCGTTCTGGCGGCCCTTTACCTGAGCGAGTATTCAAGGAAGGGCGCGTTTGTGAGAATAGTGAGGATTTGCGTGAACAATCTTGCCGGGGTTCCGTCCATTGTTTTCGGGGTTTTCGGGCTGGGCTTTTTCATATACGGAATCGGGGGGCTGATAGATTCGGTTTTCTTTGCCGAGGCCCTTCCCGCGCCCACTTTCGGAACGGGGGGCGTTTTGTGGGCGTCTCTCACGCTCGCCCTGCTGACAGTTCCGGTGGTCATTGTGTCAACCGAGGAGGGGCTGTCTCAAGTGCCCCGCAACATGCGCGAGGGCTCGCTTGCGCTTGGGGCGACAAAATTTGAAACCATCTGGAAGGTGGTGCTTCCGGGCGCGCTTCCGGGCATCATGACGGGTCTTATCCTTGCGGTCGCCCGCGCAGCGGGCGAGGTTGCGCCGCTTATGCTTACCGGGGTGGTAAAACTCGCGCCCGACGCCCTTGTTGACGGCAATTTCCCGTTCATCCACGCCGAGAGAAAGTTTATGCATCTGGGCTTTCACATATACGATGTGGGCTTTCAGTCGCCCAATGTGGAGGCCGCAAAGGACATTGTTTACGCAACGGCGTTTCTGCTTATCGCCATAGTCGCCGCGCTCAACCTTGCGGCAATTTTCATAAGAAGCCGCATAAGGGAGAAAAAGTTCGGCTCCGCGGCCGTCTGA
- the pstB gene encoding phosphate ABC transporter ATP-binding protein PstB encodes MEEQFESLDNTNFENVIAESRDLCLKYGDTPALKNITMRVPANKSTALIGPSGCGKSTFLRCFNRLNDLLDNVTIEGKISVSGRDLYDKDLDVSDLRRRVGMVFQKSNPFPSSIHDNIAYGPRIAGVRNKGDLDGIVESSLKQAGLWKEVRDRLGDSALALSGGQQQRLCIARAIAVRPDLLLMDEPCSALDPIATASIEELIRELKRDYTVVIVTHNMQQAARVSDYTMFMYLGKMVEYDETEKIFLNPSVKQTEDYVSGKFG; translated from the coding sequence ATGGAAGAGCAGTTTGAATCGCTTGACAACACAAACTTTGAGAACGTCATCGCCGAGTCGCGGGACCTGTGCCTTAAATACGGCGACACCCCCGCCCTCAAAAACATCACGATGCGCGTTCCGGCAAACAAGTCAACCGCGCTCATCGGGCCTTCGGGCTGCGGAAAGTCCACATTCCTGAGGTGCTTCAACCGCCTCAACGACCTTCTGGACAATGTTACGATAGAGGGGAAGATCTCCGTTTCCGGTCGCGACCTTTACGACAAAGACCTTGACGTGAGCGACCTTCGCAGAAGGGTGGGAATGGTGTTTCAGAAATCAAACCCGTTTCCCTCCTCCATACACGACAACATCGCATACGGGCCCCGGATAGCCGGTGTCAGAAACAAGGGCGACCTTGACGGCATTGTGGAGTCAAGCCTGAAGCAGGCGGGTTTGTGGAAGGAGGTGAGAGACCGCCTCGGCGACAGCGCGCTTGCTCTTTCGGGGGGGCAGCAGCAGCGCCTCTGCATAGCGCGCGCCATAGCGGTGCGCCCCGACCTCCTGCTTATGGACGAGCCGTGCAGCGCCCTTGACCCCATCGCCACCGCCAGCATAGAGGAACTCATCAGGGAGCTCAAGCGCGACTACACAGTGGTCATCGTAACCCACAACATGCAGCAGGCGGCGCGGGTTTCGGACTACACAATGTTTATGTATCTTGGAAAAATGGTTGAATACGATGAGACGGAGAAGATATTTCTCAATCCGTCCGTCAAACAGACCGAAGACTATGTGTCCGGCAAGTTCGGATAA
- the phoU gene encoding phosphate signaling complex protein PhoU → MATSKIEQEIQELRKDLLDMAGAADSMFERSIGLIKDPTDVKDRIDQIKTMDNEVDSKEVVIDSKCVRLLSLYAPEALQLRTTVAVMKINNDVERVGDHAVNVARLVGKSADYPPVGLLKDAAVMAERALEMFRMSIEAFMKDDKDLALKVPEKDKEVDRMESVILAGALEHSRKFPQSLAAATCMIVIARNIERAADLATNISEDTYYLLTGEVIKHT, encoded by the coding sequence ATGGCGACAAGCAAAATAGAACAGGAAATACAGGAACTCAGAAAAGACCTGCTGGACATGGCGGGCGCGGCGGACTCCATGTTTGAGCGGAGCATAGGCCTGATTAAAGACCCCACCGACGTCAAAGACCGCATAGACCAGATAAAGACAATGGACAACGAGGTTGACTCAAAAGAGGTGGTCATTGACTCAAAATGCGTCCGCCTGCTCTCCCTTTACGCCCCCGAAGCGTTGCAGCTCCGCACCACTGTGGCGGTGATGAAGATAAACAACGATGTTGAGAGGGTGGGAGACCATGCGGTCAATGTGGCGCGCCTTGTGGGGAAAAGCGCGGACTACCCGCCGGTGGGCCTCCTCAAAGACGCCGCCGTGATGGCGGAGCGCGCCCTTGAGATGTTCAGGATGAGCATTGAGGCTTTTATGAAAGATGACAAAGACCTTGCCCTCAAAGTGCCGGAGAAAGACAAAGAGGTTGACCGCATGGAGTCCGTAATACTTGCCGGGGCGCTTGAGCACTCAAGGAAGTTTCCCCAGTCGCTTGCCGCGGCGACATGCATGATAGTGATAGCAAGAAACATTGAACGCGCCGCAGACCTTGCGACCAACATCTCCGAAGACACCTACTACCTGCTTACCGGCGAGGTTATCAAGCACACCTGA
- a CDS encoding ATP-binding protein — translation MRISRRAGALCALAGALAYLNSEGGAGAAAVALLCAGAAVAAAVFSRRRAEKDAMKKSAALGAAEREARDRARRAGERGALFSAVLEELGEGVVCVSPQGAVLAANKRAREMLSATADITGRNYWEAIFSSQIRGLIEESLGGGRRVIRREIADIYPSENFYEAAAAKLPGGEVVLVLADTAKLKTLAEKNRALVTNMSHEIRTPLTSIVGAAEAIADMTEGADAQTKKMTRLLERNVRRLADLCDRVIRLTQTDGRGAELKEKFDLAEAVSAAAEAVSAAAEKKNIRLEVSAGAGLAVEGDRMMVESALVNLIDNAIKYSPEGGEVKVGAAADGGGAKVKVSDRGAGIPADERERIFDRFHRGSAAAGKEGSGLGLSIARQTAAVHGGDVTVESEPGRGSVFTISFRCA, via the coding sequence GTGAGGATTTCACGGAGGGCGGGGGCGCTTTGCGCGCTGGCGGGGGCGCTGGCATATCTGAACTCGGAGGGCGGCGCGGGCGCGGCGGCGGTTGCGCTTTTATGCGCCGGGGCGGCGGTTGCGGCGGCGGTTTTCTCCCGCAGGCGGGCGGAGAAAGACGCGATGAAGAAATCGGCCGCCCTCGGCGCGGCGGAAAGAGAGGCGCGGGACCGCGCCCGGCGGGCGGGTGAGCGCGGGGCGCTTTTTTCCGCCGTTCTTGAAGAACTCGGCGAAGGCGTGGTGTGCGTGTCGCCTCAGGGCGCGGTGCTTGCGGCAAACAAAAGGGCGCGGGAGATGCTTTCCGCCACGGCGGACATTACGGGTCGCAACTACTGGGAGGCAATTTTCAGTTCGCAGATTCGCGGCCTGATAGAGGAATCCCTCGGCGGCGGGCGGCGGGTCATCAGGCGCGAAATAGCCGACATTTACCCGTCTGAAAACTTTTACGAGGCGGCGGCGGCGAAACTTCCCGGCGGCGAGGTGGTTCTTGTTCTTGCCGACACGGCAAAACTCAAAACCCTCGCCGAAAAAAACCGGGCTCTTGTAACCAACATGTCGCATGAGATAAGAACGCCTCTCACATCAATAGTGGGAGCGGCGGAAGCGATAGCCGACATGACGGAAGGCGCGGACGCGCAGACAAAAAAGATGACGCGCCTGCTTGAGAGAAACGTCCGCCGCCTCGCCGATTTGTGCGACCGCGTTATCCGGCTTACGCAGACGGACGGGCGCGGGGCGGAGTTGAAGGAAAAATTTGACCTTGCCGAAGCGGTGAGCGCGGCGGCGGAAGCGGTGAGCGCGGCGGCGGAAAAAAAGAACATCCGCCTTGAAGTGTCGGCGGGGGCGGGGCTTGCGGTGGAAGGCGACCGGATGATGGTTGAGAGCGCCCTTGTGAACCTGATTGACAACGCAATCAAATACTCCCCCGAAGGCGGGGAGGTGAAGGTGGGCGCGGCGGCGGACGGCGGCGGCGCGAAGGTGAAAGTGAGCGACCGGGGCGCGGGAATACCGGCGGACGAAAGGGAGCGGATCTTTGACCGCTTCCACCGGGGAAGCGCGGCGGCGGGCAAAGAGGGAAGCGGGCTGGGCCTGAGCATCGCCCGGCAGACCGCCGCCGTTCACGGCGGAGATGTAACGGTTGAGAGTGAACCGGGGCGCGGAAGCGTGTTCACAATCTCTTTCAGGTGTGCTTGA
- a CDS encoding response regulator transcription factor, giving the protein MADKTVAIVDDEKDILEIVSSSLKKEGFKTKTFRDGREFMLSINSFRPDLILLDLMLPELDGIEICKRLKASSRTSSIPVIMITARATEFDIVLGLEIGADDYITKPFSTRELAARVKTVMRRGKKPDGGGADDDVIQIGSLAIDTGSFEAKVKGKPIRLTATQFRILEFLARNEGRVMSRDQILKQKSSLDDRLAYDRTVDVHVKNIRAKLAGSGVVIKTVRAVGYKLEKG; this is encoded by the coding sequence ATGGCTGACAAAACAGTGGCAATAGTTGACGACGAAAAGGACATCCTTGAAATCGTCTCCTCCTCACTCAAAAAAGAGGGGTTCAAAACAAAAACATTCCGGGACGGCAGAGAGTTTATGCTGTCCATAAACTCATTCAGGCCCGACCTCATTCTGCTTGACCTTATGCTGCCGGAACTGGACGGCATTGAGATATGCAAGCGGCTCAAAGCGTCTTCCCGCACATCGTCAATACCGGTGATTATGATAACGGCGCGCGCGACCGAGTTTGATATTGTGCTGGGGCTTGAAATCGGCGCGGACGACTACATAACCAAGCCGTTCAGCACGCGCGAACTTGCGGCGCGGGTGAAAACCGTGATGAGGCGCGGCAAAAAACCGGACGGCGGCGGGGCGGACGATGACGTTATTCAAATCGGCTCTCTCGCCATAGACACCGGCAGTTTTGAGGCGAAAGTCAAAGGAAAACCCATACGCCTCACCGCGACCCAGTTCCGCATATTGGAGTTTCTCGCCCGCAACGAGGGCAGGGTGATGAGCAGAGACCAGATACTCAAACAGAAAAGCTCGCTTGACGACCGGCTTGCATACGACCGCACGGTTGATGTGCATGTGAAAAATATAAGGGCGAAACTCGCGGGAAGCGGCGTTGTCATAAAGACCGTCCGCGCCGTGGGCTACAAACTGGAGAAAGGGTGA
- a CDS encoding porin yields MKVLQKITAAFVVIALGVAAFAPQSHAEVDYKKALVYTSPDGRFQIKQNFRIQFRADFTDSNEADSDLETDFMIRRLKMKFGGHAYEKWLKYGFQLAGNAGRDDRPREDDIKIEDAFIVIAKSKAADFKAGRYKIPYEREILNSSSALQFVDRSIAKEAVIGGDRADGFSVGGILGNLIAYRMGLFQFDGDPFSGGDNILLAGRLQANVCCGELKYSSGSFTAGGDYKVTPNFAKVPTFSIGLGGFSHTGEDSRNGFTADLVAKVERANFEASVNYGSLEDGSEDYNRLSYRLQAGAMLTSDLEAAIRWAGISNDTGGGNDEREITFGLNYYLAAGHRAKVQVDYSNINEKDGISAGKDKKENRVRAQIQVSL; encoded by the coding sequence ATGAAAGTGTTGCAGAAAATCACGGCGGCGTTTGTTGTCATTGCGCTTGGGGTTGCGGCTTTTGCGCCGCAGTCTCATGCGGAGGTTGACTATAAGAAGGCGCTGGTTTACACATCGCCGGACGGGAGGTTTCAAATCAAACAGAACTTCCGCATTCAGTTCAGGGCTGACTTCACGGACAGTAATGAGGCGGATTCTGATTTGGAAACCGATTTCATGATTCGCCGTCTGAAGATGAAGTTCGGCGGGCATGCCTACGAGAAGTGGCTGAAATACGGTTTTCAACTCGCGGGCAATGCGGGTCGTGATGACAGGCCGAGGGAAGATGACATTAAGATAGAGGACGCTTTCATTGTTATTGCGAAAAGCAAAGCGGCGGACTTTAAGGCGGGGAGATACAAAATCCCGTATGAGAGGGAGATCCTCAACTCATCATCCGCGCTTCAGTTTGTTGACCGCTCCATTGCAAAGGAAGCCGTCATAGGCGGCGACCGCGCGGACGGCTTCTCGGTTGGAGGAATTCTCGGCAATCTTATCGCCTACAGGATGGGTCTTTTCCAGTTTGACGGAGACCCTTTCAGCGGCGGAGACAACATACTGCTTGCGGGCAGACTTCAGGCGAATGTCTGTTGCGGTGAGTTGAAATACTCAAGCGGCAGTTTCACGGCGGGCGGCGATTACAAGGTAACGCCGAACTTTGCCAAAGTTCCGACCTTTTCAATCGGGCTTGGCGGTTTCTCCCACACCGGCGAAGATTCAAGAAACGGTTTCACCGCAGACCTTGTTGCCAAGGTTGAGAGGGCAAACTTTGAAGCCTCCGTTAACTACGGCTCATTAGAAGATGGTTCTGAAGACTACAACAGACTTTCCTACAGGCTTCAGGCGGGCGCGATGCTGACATCCGATCTTGAAGCCGCAATCAGGTGGGCGGGCATAAGCAACGACACGGGCGGCGGCAACGATGAGCGCGAAATCACCTTCGGGCTCAACTACTACCTTGCCGCCGGGCACAGGGCGAAGGTTCAGGTTGATTACTCAAACATCAACGAGAAGGACGGAATATCTGCGGGCAAAGACAAGAAAGAGAACAGAGTAAGGGCTCAGATACAGGTTTCCCTGTAA